Proteins encoded by one window of Superficieibacter sp. HKU1:
- the asnS gene encoding asparagine--tRNA ligase yields the protein MSVVPVADVLQGRVAVDSEVTVRGWVRTRRDSKAGISFLAVYDGSCFDPVQAVINNSLPNYNDDVLHLTTGCSVIVTGVVTASPGQGQAFELQATSVDVAGWVDDPDTYPMAAKRHSIEYLREVAHMRPRTNLIGAVARVRHTLAQALHRFFHEQGFFWVSTPLITASDTEGAGEMFRVSTLDLENLPRNDQGKIDFDQDFFGKEAFLTVSGQLNAETYACALSKVYTFGPTFRAENSNTSRHLAEFWMLEPEIAFADLEDNARLAEAMLKYVFKAVLDERMDDLKFFAERVDKDAIQRLERFISADFAQVDYTDAVTILENCDQKFENPVYWGVDLSSEHERYLAEQHFKAPVVVKNYPKDIKAFYMRLNDDGKTVAAMDVLAPGIGEIIGGSQREERLDVLDARMAEMGLNKEDYWWYRDLRRYGTVPHSGFGLGFERLIAYVTGVQNVRDVIPFPRTPRNATF from the coding sequence ATGAGCGTTGTGCCTGTAGCCGACGTACTCCAGGGCCGCGTTGCCGTTGACAGTGAAGTCACCGTGCGCGGATGGGTACGTACCCGTCGAGATTCAAAAGCTGGCATCTCCTTCCTCGCCGTTTACGACGGTTCCTGCTTTGATCCTGTCCAGGCCGTCATAAATAATTCTCTGCCCAATTACAATGATGATGTACTGCACCTGACCACCGGTTGCTCAGTTATCGTCACCGGCGTGGTTACCGCCTCGCCGGGACAGGGCCAGGCGTTTGAACTTCAGGCGACCTCTGTAGACGTTGCCGGCTGGGTGGACGATCCGGATACCTACCCGATGGCGGCAAAACGCCATAGCATCGAGTACCTGCGTGAAGTCGCCCACATGCGCCCGCGTACCAACCTGATTGGCGCGGTCGCCCGCGTACGTCATACCCTGGCGCAGGCGCTGCATCGTTTCTTCCACGAGCAGGGCTTTTTCTGGGTATCAACGCCGCTTATCACCGCCTCCGATACCGAAGGCGCGGGCGAAATGTTCCGCGTCTCTACGCTGGACCTGGAAAATCTGCCGCGCAACGATCAGGGGAAAATCGACTTCGATCAGGATTTCTTCGGCAAAGAAGCCTTCCTGACCGTGTCCGGGCAGCTTAACGCCGAAACGTATGCCTGTGCGTTGTCAAAAGTGTATACCTTTGGGCCAACCTTCCGTGCCGAAAACTCCAACACCAGCCGCCATCTGGCAGAGTTCTGGATGCTGGAGCCGGAAATCGCCTTTGCCGATCTCGAAGACAACGCCCGTCTGGCGGAAGCCATGCTGAAATACGTCTTTAAAGCGGTACTCGACGAGCGTATGGACGACCTGAAATTCTTCGCAGAACGCGTGGATAAAGACGCTATTCAACGTCTGGAACGCTTTATTTCCGCCGATTTCGCGCAGGTAGATTACACTGACGCAGTAACCATCCTCGAAAACTGCGACCAGAAATTTGAGAACCCGGTTTACTGGGGTGTAGACCTCTCTTCCGAGCATGAGCGCTATCTCGCTGAGCAGCACTTTAAAGCGCCGGTGGTTGTCAAAAACTATCCGAAAGATATTAAGGCGTTCTATATGCGCCTTAACGATGACGGTAAAACCGTGGCTGCCATGGACGTTCTCGCACCGGGTATTGGTGAGATCATCGGTGGTTCGCAGCGTGAGGAGCGTCTGGACGTGCTGGACGCACGCATGGCGGAAATGGGCCTCAACAAAGAGGATTACTGGTGGTATCGCGATCTGCGTCGCTATGGCACCGTACCGCACTCAGGTTTCGGCCTTGGCTTTGAACGCCTGATTGCGTATGTCACTGGCGTACAAAACGTCCGCGACGTGATCCCGTTCCCACGTACTCCGCGCAACGCCACATTCTGA
- the pncB gene encoding nicotinate phosphoribosyltransferase: MRQFASPILYSLLDTDAYKLHMQQAVFHHYYDVQVAAEFRCRGDDLLGIYADAIREQVEAMQSLRLQDDEYQWLSGLPFFKKDYLDWLRDFRYDPSQVTVSNEDGKLSIRLAGPWREVIMWEVPLLAVVSELVHRYRSPEATTQLALDALEQKLAAFSALTADTDMSAFRLMDFGTRRRFSRDVQQAIVHRLQQEPWFVGTSNYDLARRLSLTPMGTQAHEWFQAHQQISPDLATSQRAALAAWLTEYPDQLGIALTDCITMDAFLRDFGPEFATRYQGLRHDSGDPVEWGEKAIAHYQKLGIDPLSKTLVFSDNLDLNKAFDLYRHFADRINLGFGIGTRLTCDIHQVKPLNIVIKLVECNGKPVAKLSDSPGKTICHDKAFVRALRKAFDLPKVKKAS, encoded by the coding sequence ATGAGACAATTCGCTTCTCCTATACTGTATTCGCTGCTTGATACTGACGCCTACAAGCTGCATATGCAGCAGGCAGTTTTCCACCATTACTACGACGTACAGGTCGCGGCTGAGTTCCGCTGCCGTGGAGACGATCTGCTGGGTATTTATGCCGATGCTATTCGTGAACAGGTTGAGGCGATGCAATCCCTCCGCTTGCAGGATGACGAGTATCAGTGGCTGTCCGGCCTGCCCTTCTTTAAAAAAGACTACCTCGACTGGCTTCGCGATTTCCGTTACGACCCGTCGCAGGTGACGGTCAGTAATGAAGATGGCAAGTTAAGCATTCGTCTTGCCGGGCCGTGGCGGGAAGTGATTATGTGGGAAGTTCCGCTGCTGGCGGTGGTGAGTGAACTGGTTCATCGTTACCGCTCACCTGAAGCAACCACGCAACTGGCGCTGGATGCGCTGGAGCAAAAGCTTGCGGCGTTTTCGGCGCTGACGGCAGACACCGACATGTCAGCGTTCCGGCTGATGGATTTTGGCACCCGCCGCCGCTTTTCCCGTGACGTGCAGCAGGCCATCGTCCACCGTTTACAGCAGGAACCGTGGTTCGTCGGCACCAGCAATTACGATCTCGCCCGGCGTCTGTCGCTTACGCCGATGGGGACGCAGGCGCATGAATGGTTCCAGGCGCATCAGCAAATCAGCCCGGACCTCGCCACCAGCCAGCGCGCCGCGCTTGCCGCCTGGTTAACGGAATACCCGGATCAGCTGGGTATTGCACTTACCGACTGTATTACCATGGATGCCTTCCTGCGCGACTTTGGCCCCGAGTTTGCTACTCGCTATCAGGGACTGCGCCACGATTCCGGCGATCCGGTTGAATGGGGTGAAAAGGCCATCGCGCATTATCAGAAGCTGGGTATCGACCCGTTAAGCAAGACGCTGGTGTTCTCCGATAATCTCGATCTCAACAAAGCCTTTGATCTGTATCGGCACTTTGCCGATCGCATCAATCTGGGCTTTGGCATCGGCACCCGCCTGACCTGCGATATCCATCAGGTGAAACCGCTGAATATTGTCATTAAGCTGGTGGAATGTAACGGTAAGCCGGTTGCCAAGCTGTCCGACAGTCCGGGCAAAACTATTTGCCATGATAAAGCCTTCGTGCGCGCGCTGCGTAAAGCGTTCGATCTGCCTAAAGTGAAAAAAGCCAGCTAG
- a CDS encoding epoxyqueuosine reductase QueH: MQEFTRPKLTLPDNETRLLLHSCCAPCSGEVMEAIQASGIDYTIFFYNPNIHPQKEYLLRKDENIRFASKHGVPFVDADYDTDNWFERAKGMEWEPERGARCTMCFDMRFERTALYAAENGFNVISSSLGISRWKNMQQINDCGHRAAAAYALTYWDYNWRKQGGSARMIDISKRERFYQQEYCGCIYSLRDSNLHRKSQGRDLIKLGKLYYGADEQDKTP, from the coding sequence ATGCAAGAATTTACCCGCCCAAAATTGACGCTACCTGATAATGAAACCCGACTGCTGTTGCACTCCTGCTGCGCCCCTTGCTCAGGCGAAGTGATGGAAGCCATACAGGCGTCTGGTATTGACTACACCATTTTCTTCTATAACCCCAATATCCATCCGCAAAAGGAATATCTTCTGCGCAAGGATGAAAATATCCGTTTTGCCAGCAAGCACGGTGTGCCTTTTGTTGATGCGGATTATGATACCGATAACTGGTTCGAACGGGCGAAAGGCATGGAGTGGGAACCTGAGCGCGGCGCGCGCTGCACCATGTGCTTTGATATGCGTTTTGAGCGTACTGCCTTATACGCGGCGGAAAATGGATTTAATGTTATCAGCAGTTCACTGGGTATTTCCCGTTGGAAAAACATGCAGCAGATTAACGATTGCGGTCATCGCGCTGCCGCTGCTTATGCGCTGACTTACTGGGATTATAACTGGCGCAAACAGGGCGGCTCTGCGCGAATGATCGACATCAGCAAGCGCGAGCGGTTTTATCAGCAGGAGTATTGCGGCTGTATTTATTCCCTTCGTGACAGCAATCTGCACCGCAAATCTCAGGGTCGCGATCTTATTAAACTGGGGAAACTGTATTACGGCGCGGACGAACAGGATAAGACCCCCTGA
- the pepN gene encoding aminopeptidase N yields the protein MTQQPQAKYRHDYRAPDYLISDIDLTFDLDATKTVVTAVSQVSRQGASEVPLKLDGEDLTLVSLHVNDQPWTEYQLEERHLVISGLPERFTLRIVNEISPSANTALEGLYQSGDALCTQCEAEGFRHITWYLDRPDVLARFTTKLIADKTKYPFLLSNGNRIDQGELENGRHWVQWQDPFPKPCYLFALVAGDFDVLRDTFTTRSGREVALELFVDRGNLDRAPWAMTSLKNSMKWDETRFSLEYDLDIYMIVAVDFFNMGAMENKGLNVFNSKYVLARTDTATDKDYLDIERVIGHEYFHNWTGNRVTCRDWFQLSLKEGLTVFRDQEFSSDLGSRAVNRINNVRTMRGLQFAEDASPMAHPIRPDQVIEMNNFYTLTVYEKGAEVIRMLHTLLGEENFQKGMQLYFERHDGSAATCDDFVQAMEDASNVDLSHFRRWYSQSGTPVVTVRDDFDAENSQYTLTISQHTPPTAEQPEKAPLHIPFDIELYDGEGQVIALQKGGHPVHHVLNVTEAEQSFIFDNITTPPIPSLLREFSAPVKLEYKWSDQQLTFLMRHARNDFSRWDAAQSLLAIWIKLNVARYQQGQPLSLPIHVADAFRGILLDEHIDPALAAEILTLPSATEIAELFEIIDPIAIVAVREALTRTLATELADEFLAVYNANKLDTYRVDHADIGKRTLRNACLRYLAFGDEALAVKLVSQQYHHADNMTDALAALSAAVAAQLPCRDALMQEYDDKWHQDGLVMDKWFVLQSTSPAENVLETVRGLLKHRSFTLSNPNRIRSLIGAFASSNPAAFHAEDGSGYAFMVEMLTELNSRNPQVASRLIEPLIRLKRYDEKRQALMRSALEQLKNLPNLSGDLYEKIVKALA from the coding sequence ATGACACAACAGCCACAAGCCAAATACCGCCACGACTATCGTGCGCCTGACTACCTGATTAGTGATATTGACCTGACCTTTGACCTGGATGCCACAAAAACCGTGGTGACGGCGGTAAGCCAGGTTTCTCGCCAGGGGGCGTCTGAGGTTCCACTGAAACTGGACGGCGAAGATTTGACGCTGGTTTCCCTGCATGTCAACGACCAGCCGTGGACTGAGTATCAGCTGGAAGAGCGTCATCTGGTGATTTCCGGGTTGCCGGAGCGCTTTACGCTGCGTATTGTGAATGAAATCAGCCCGTCAGCGAATACCGCCCTTGAAGGGCTTTATCAGTCGGGGGATGCACTCTGTACCCAGTGCGAGGCTGAAGGCTTCCGTCACATCACCTGGTATCTTGACCGTCCGGACGTGCTGGCGCGGTTTACGACTAAATTAATTGCTGACAAGACTAAATACCCGTTCCTGCTCTCTAATGGCAATCGTATCGACCAGGGCGAGCTGGAAAATGGCCGCCACTGGGTGCAGTGGCAGGATCCGTTCCCGAAACCGTGCTATCTGTTTGCGCTGGTGGCCGGTGATTTCGACGTGCTGCGCGACACCTTTACCACCCGTTCAGGCCGTGAGGTTGCGCTGGAGCTGTTTGTCGATCGCGGCAATCTTGACCGCGCGCCGTGGGCGATGACCTCGCTGAAAAATTCGATGAAATGGGACGAAACGCGTTTCTCTCTCGAATACGACCTTGATATCTACATGATTGTGGCGGTGGATTTCTTTAACATGGGCGCGATGGAGAATAAAGGACTGAACGTCTTTAACTCTAAATATGTGCTGGCCCGTACCGATACCGCGACGGATAAAGATTACCTTGATATTGAGCGCGTCATCGGCCACGAATATTTCCATAACTGGACCGGCAACCGCGTAACCTGTCGCGACTGGTTCCAGCTCAGTCTGAAAGAGGGGCTGACCGTCTTCCGCGATCAGGAGTTCAGTTCCGATCTCGGCTCGCGCGCCGTCAACCGCATTAATAACGTACGCACCATGCGCGGCCTGCAATTTGCCGAAGACGCCAGCCCAATGGCGCACCCGATCCGCCCGGATCAGGTTATCGAAATGAACAACTTCTACACCCTGACGGTGTATGAGAAAGGGGCGGAAGTGATCCGCATGCTGCACACGCTGCTGGGCGAAGAAAATTTCCAGAAAGGCATGCAGCTTTATTTCGAACGCCATGACGGTAGCGCCGCAACCTGCGATGACTTTGTACAGGCGATGGAAGATGCCTCGAACGTCGATCTCTCCCATTTCCGCCGCTGGTACAGCCAGTCCGGGACACCGGTCGTGACCGTTCGTGATGATTTCGACGCTGAGAACAGTCAGTATACCCTGACAATCAGTCAGCATACGCCGCCGACCGCCGAGCAGCCGGAAAAAGCACCGCTGCATATCCCGTTTGATATCGAACTGTATGACGGCGAAGGGCAGGTTATTGCGCTGCAAAAAGGCGGGCATCCGGTGCACCATGTGCTGAATGTGACCGAAGCTGAACAGAGCTTCATCTTTGATAATATCACTACGCCGCCGATCCCCTCATTGCTGCGTGAATTCTCCGCGCCGGTGAAACTCGAGTATAAATGGAGCGATCAGCAGCTTACTTTCCTGATGCGCCATGCGCGAAACGATTTCTCCCGCTGGGATGCGGCGCAAAGCCTGCTGGCTATCTGGATCAAACTGAACGTGGCTCGCTATCAGCAGGGACAGCCGCTCTCCTTACCAATCCATGTCGCCGACGCTTTCCGCGGCATTCTGCTGGATGAGCATATCGATCCGGCGCTGGCCGCGGAGATCCTGACCCTGCCGTCGGCAACGGAAATCGCTGAGCTGTTCGAGATTATCGATCCTATCGCGATTGTCGCGGTGCGCGAAGCGCTGACGCGTACGCTGGCGACCGAACTGGCCGACGAATTCCTTGCGGTCTACAACGCCAACAAACTCGATACTTATCGTGTGGATCACGCCGATATTGGCAAGCGCACGCTGCGCAATGCCTGCCTGCGCTATCTGGCGTTTGGTGACGAGGCGCTGGCGGTGAAACTGGTCAGCCAACAATATCATCATGCTGATAACATGACCGATGCGCTGGCGGCGCTTTCTGCTGCCGTGGCGGCTCAGCTACCGTGTCGTGATGCGCTGATGCAGGAATACGATGATAAATGGCATCAGGATGGTCTGGTGATGGACAAATGGTTTGTCCTGCAATCGACCAGCCCGGCCGAAAACGTGCTGGAAACCGTGCGTGGCCTGCTCAAACACCGTTCGTTCACCCTCAGCAACCCGAACCGCATCCGCTCGCTGATCGGCGCATTCGCCAGCAGCAACCCGGCGGCGTTCCATGCCGAAGATGGCAGCGGCTATGCATTTATGGTTGAAATGCTGACCGAGCTTAACAGCCGTAACCCGCAGGTGGCGTCACGGCTGATCGAGCCGCTGATCCGTCTGAAACGCTATGACGAAAAACGTCAGGCACTGATGCGTTCTGCGCTGGAACAGCTGAAAAACCTGCCAAATCTGTCCGGTGATTTGTACGAGAAAATCGTCAAAGCGCTGGCCTGA
- a CDS encoding sodium:solute symporter family protein → MNALDYGVMALYALMIVVITLWAMRRVDSTRDFFAAGGKMPWWLSGVSHHMSGYSAAVFVAYAAVAYNAGITIYFWWALPIAIAVLIGAWIFAPRWARLRIHMNIESPMEYLATRYNLPTQQALAWSGVLLKTFDVGAKWAAIAIIINVFTGLDPIIGMCISGALSMFYTVMGGLWADACNDFGQFIVQFIAAIVMVVAVAMHLGGAGELLSIFDRLPAHHTQIIQEPYTAGFILAYLIIYTLSYNGGTWNLAQRFIASPGGRDARKAALLSSALYLIWPLVLFLPMWAAPLIYPGISDPSRSYSVMAMDLLPNGLIGLVLIAMFTHTLSMTSSDANAITAVVTRDILPVMLPGKFKRGQTSLLVARTTAFLFIITTLIIAVNASRFGGVLSLLVIWFGGLVGPISIPMLLGLLPWCKRSGSAAAIVSWAIGISTFFIVKFVLTDASTAMTVAAPVLSSLVVYVGFGWLRPSAVRPEVEQMLAALNKEVDRSSAGRTATSQEV, encoded by the coding sequence ATGAATGCTCTTGATTACGGTGTAATGGCGCTTTATGCGCTGATGATTGTGGTAATAACGCTGTGGGCGATGCGGCGGGTCGACAGCACGCGAGACTTTTTTGCCGCCGGTGGCAAAATGCCGTGGTGGCTATCAGGCGTGTCCCATCATATGTCGGGCTACAGTGCGGCGGTGTTTGTCGCCTATGCAGCGGTGGCCTACAACGCCGGGATTACGATCTATTTCTGGTGGGCGCTGCCTATTGCGATAGCCGTGCTTATCGGCGCATGGATTTTCGCCCCGCGCTGGGCACGCCTGCGTATTCATATGAATATCGAATCGCCGATGGAATATCTCGCCACGCGTTATAACCTGCCCACGCAGCAGGCTCTGGCGTGGAGCGGCGTGCTGCTCAAGACCTTTGACGTCGGCGCGAAGTGGGCGGCCATCGCTATTATTATCAACGTTTTTACCGGGCTTGATCCCATTATTGGCATGTGTATTTCCGGTGCGCTGAGTATGTTTTATACCGTGATGGGCGGGTTATGGGCCGATGCCTGTAACGATTTTGGCCAGTTCATCGTCCAGTTTATCGCGGCCATCGTGATGGTGGTGGCCGTAGCGATGCACCTCGGCGGAGCTGGCGAGCTGTTGAGCATCTTTGACCGGTTGCCTGCGCACCATACGCAGATCATTCAGGAACCCTATACGGCTGGATTTATTCTTGCTTATCTGATCATCTACACCTTGAGCTATAACGGGGGAACCTGGAATCTGGCGCAGCGCTTTATTGCCTCACCCGGCGGGCGCGACGCGCGTAAAGCAGCGCTATTATCATCCGCGCTGTATCTTATCTGGCCGCTGGTGTTGTTTTTGCCGATGTGGGCGGCCCCGCTTATTTATCCCGGTATTAGCGATCCTTCGCGCTCTTACTCCGTCATGGCAATGGATTTACTGCCTAACGGGCTGATTGGGCTGGTGCTTATCGCCATGTTTACCCATACGCTCTCCATGACTTCCTCGGATGCAAATGCGATTACGGCCGTGGTGACGCGAGACATTCTGCCCGTTATGCTGCCTGGAAAATTCAAACGCGGTCAAACTTCACTTTTGGTTGCGCGCACAACGGCCTTTTTGTTCATTATCACCACGTTGATCATCGCTGTTAACGCTTCCCGCTTTGGCGGCGTGCTGTCCCTGCTAGTGATCTGGTTTGGCGGGCTGGTAGGGCCGATTTCCATTCCAATGCTGTTAGGCTTATTGCCATGGTGTAAACGCAGCGGTAGTGCCGCCGCCATTGTGAGCTGGGCAATTGGGATTAGCACATTTTTCATCGTTAAATTTGTCCTGACCGATGCCAGCACCGCCATGACAGTCGCTGCGCCCGTGCTTTCATCGCTGGTGGTGTACGTGGGCTTTGGCTGGTTACGGCCTTCAGCCGTGCGGCCTGAGGTAGAACAAATGCTCGCGGCACTCAATAAAGAAGTCGACCGGTCTTCAGCTGGCCGAACAGCGACATCACAGGAGGTGTAA
- a CDS encoding glucosamine-6-phosphate deaminase — MTKRLQKAKIENLEVLRFASRQAMGEAAGEAVAGWMRTRLASQSRVRMIFAAAPSQSEFLATLSQAEGIDWSRVTVFHMDEYLGLGAEAPQRFSRFLCDALFDRVKPGQVHLIDGQGDTRQTCRRYTQLLAQAPIDAVCLGIGENGHLAFNDPPVADFDDPAIIKPVELDEVCRQQQVNDGCFTRLEEVPTHALTLTIPALMQAARLFCIVPGATKRQAVASTLYDPISVACPATILRRHPDCTLYTDADACAEVTVD; from the coding sequence ATGACAAAACGTCTACAGAAAGCAAAAATTGAAAATCTTGAGGTCCTGCGTTTTGCCAGCCGTCAGGCGATGGGAGAAGCGGCAGGAGAGGCGGTTGCAGGCTGGATGCGCACTCGCCTGGCCTCACAATCCCGGGTGCGAATGATCTTTGCCGCTGCGCCATCGCAATCTGAATTCCTTGCCACATTGTCGCAGGCTGAAGGTATCGACTGGTCGCGGGTCACCGTTTTTCATATGGATGAATATCTCGGGCTGGGGGCAGAGGCTCCTCAGCGCTTCAGTCGTTTTTTATGCGACGCTCTGTTTGATCGGGTGAAGCCTGGGCAGGTTCATTTAATCGACGGGCAGGGGGACACCCGGCAGACCTGCCGACGCTATACGCAGTTACTGGCGCAAGCGCCGATTGACGCAGTATGCCTGGGCATTGGTGAGAATGGTCATCTGGCATTTAACGATCCGCCGGTAGCCGATTTTGACGATCCGGCCATCATTAAGCCCGTCGAACTTGACGAGGTTTGCCGCCAGCAGCAGGTTAACGATGGCTGCTTTACGCGTCTGGAAGAGGTGCCCACCCACGCCCTGACATTGACTATTCCGGCACTGATGCAGGCCGCGCGTCTTTTTTGCATCGTGCCGGGGGCCACAAAACGTCAGGCGGTTGCCAGCACATTGTACGATCCGATCTCTGTCGCGTGCCCGGCGACGATCCTGCGCCGGCATCCCGACTGCACGCTATATACCGATGCCGATGCCTGTGCGGAGGTGACCGTTGACTAA
- a CDS encoding amidohydrolase family protein, which translates to MTNDVLHARDYRTLQPVAVKIAQGRICAIEGLDTDETLPIIAPGLVDLQVNGFQGIDFNHYPFSGEQVEEAVRLLWREGVTSWLPTVITTDAQTIGNAMCVLAQACEQRSVVEEAIAGIHLEGPFLSPQDGPRGAHPSGAICAPECSLFDEWQRRANGRIRLLTLSPEWPQAAAFIRNYQHSGVRFSIGHTAASPAQIDEAVEAGARLSTHLGNGAHLQLPRHPNYIWQQLADDRLACTVIADGEHLPVSVLKVFMRAKGEHIMLVSDVTHFAGLAPGEYQANIGGHVILHPHGRLAMRDNPQLLAGSARSLLEGVNFLLTSALTDLPTAIEMASVRPARQLGLPQQAGLSVGAPADLITLFRRSDGGVTLAGCWKKGQKVWGD; encoded by the coding sequence TTGACTAACGATGTATTGCATGCGCGTGATTACCGGACCTTACAACCGGTCGCCGTGAAAATCGCGCAGGGAAGAATCTGCGCTATCGAAGGTCTGGATACAGATGAGACCCTGCCCATTATTGCGCCCGGTCTGGTCGATCTTCAGGTCAACGGATTTCAGGGAATCGATTTTAATCATTACCCTTTTAGCGGCGAGCAGGTAGAGGAGGCTGTGCGTCTGCTGTGGCGTGAAGGGGTGACCAGCTGGCTACCGACGGTGATCACCACCGATGCACAAACCATTGGCAACGCCATGTGTGTGCTGGCCCAGGCCTGTGAGCAGCGGTCCGTGGTAGAAGAGGCGATAGCGGGTATTCATCTTGAAGGCCCGTTTTTGTCGCCGCAGGACGGGCCGCGGGGAGCTCACCCGTCCGGTGCCATTTGCGCGCCGGAATGCTCGCTATTTGACGAGTGGCAGCGCCGCGCGAACGGGCGAATTCGTCTGTTGACCCTTTCCCCGGAATGGCCGCAGGCCGCGGCGTTTATTCGCAACTATCAGCACAGCGGCGTTCGGTTTTCCATCGGCCATACCGCCGCCTCCCCGGCGCAAATTGATGAGGCGGTTGAGGCCGGAGCGCGTCTGTCTACGCACCTTGGCAACGGCGCGCATTTACAACTTCCGCGTCATCCGAATTATATCTGGCAGCAACTGGCAGACGATCGGCTGGCCTGTACCGTTATTGCCGATGGCGAACATCTGCCGGTGTCGGTATTGAAAGTATTTATGCGCGCTAAGGGAGAGCACATCATGCTGGTCAGCGATGTGACGCATTTTGCCGGGCTTGCGCCGGGAGAATATCAGGCCAATATTGGCGGACATGTCATTCTTCATCCTCACGGACGGCTGGCAATGCGCGATAACCCGCAGTTACTGGCTGGCTCGGCCCGTAGTCTGCTGGAAGGGGTTAATTTCCTGTTGACCTCAGCGCTTACCGATTTACCAACCGCGATAGAGATGGCTTCCGTTCGCCCGGCGCGGCAGCTTGGCTTACCGCAGCAGGCAGGGCTCAGCGTGGGCGCACCTGCCGATCTGATCACGCTTTTCAGGCGTTCCGACGGTGGCGTGACGCTGGCGGGGTGCTGGAAAAAAGGACAGAAAGTATGGGGTGACTAA
- a CDS encoding ROK family transcriptional regulator: MKETGKGPAILRINNEKRVIAALRHQQLTSRQDLSRQLRLSKNTVSLIVDDLIAAGLVEEREPFSSSVAGRRKIGIALRPERRLSAGIMVERQRVHLRVCDAFSQVLEERTWQTETADPARLLAELVRHCQQLTRDYPALIGIALGFPGIIDPQRGWMHHSSHLGWQDADLFSSLQPQVSVPLLIMNNVKAAALLSARQLKCDPTDSNFYLRIGEGVGGALVKDGEIYTGSSWTAGEVGHLVIDPHGIRCSCGRRGCLETLISQPAIQQQLAVKAPGLSWENRASAPDIVNALMATAGTHLGHALGQIMLLLNPGDIVIDGPWNHHEGFVAAVRHSAKQSALDFTLQRTRLHFIEQHVDPANGLALAVLEQHERVDPL; this comes from the coding sequence ATGAAAGAAACAGGGAAAGGGCCGGCTATCCTGCGCATCAACAATGAAAAGCGAGTGATAGCCGCCCTGCGTCATCAGCAACTGACCTCCAGACAGGATCTTTCCCGCCAGCTCAGGCTGAGCAAAAACACCGTCTCGCTGATCGTTGACGATCTTATCGCGGCTGGCCTCGTTGAAGAGCGTGAACCCTTCTCCTCTTCCGTGGCCGGAAGGCGCAAAATCGGCATTGCGCTACGCCCGGAGCGGCGGTTAAGTGCGGGGATCATGGTTGAGCGGCAGCGCGTTCATCTGCGGGTATGCGATGCCTTTTCTCAGGTGCTTGAAGAACGGACCTGGCAAACGGAGACCGCCGATCCGGCGCGGTTGCTTGCTGAACTCGTCAGGCACTGTCAGCAGCTGACCCGCGACTACCCGGCTCTGATTGGTATTGCGCTTGGCTTCCCCGGGATTATCGATCCGCAGCGTGGCTGGATGCACCACTCTTCCCATCTTGGCTGGCAGGACGCCGATCTCTTCTCATCGTTGCAGCCCCAGGTTTCGGTACCGTTATTAATAATGAATAACGTCAAGGCGGCGGCGCTGCTGTCCGCCCGGCAGTTAAAATGCGATCCGACCGACAGCAATTTTTATTTGCGTATCGGCGAAGGTGTTGGTGGTGCGTTGGTTAAAGACGGAGAAATTTATACCGGCAGTAGCTGGACCGCCGGAGAGGTAGGGCATCTGGTTATCGATCCGCATGGCATCCGCTGCTCGTGTGGCCGTAGAGGATGCCTGGAAACGTTAATAAGTCAGCCAGCCATCCAGCAGCAGCTGGCAGTAAAAGCGCCCGGTCTTAGCTGGGAAAATCGTGCCAGCGCGCCTGATATTGTGAACGCGCTCATGGCGACCGCTGGCACCCATCTGGGACACGCGCTGGGGCAAATCATGCTGCTACTGAATCCCGGCGATATTGTGATCGACGGCCCCTGGAATCACCATGAAGGGTTTGTCGCCGCCGTGCGTCATAGCGCAAAGCAAAGCGCGCTGGACTTCACCCTGCAACGCACCCGCCTGCATTTTATTGAACAGCACGTTGACCCGGCCAATGGACTGGCGCTGGCGGTGCTGGAACAGCATGAGCGCGTTGATCCGCTTTAA